From the Solanum pennellii chromosome 4, SPENNV200 genome, one window contains:
- the LOC107017158 gene encoding monothiol glutaredoxin-S1-like, with the protein MDMVMKLGATSGVVIFTKSSCCISHSIETLIRSFGANPIIYELDTHPNGKQMEKALMELGCQPSVPAIFIGKELVGGANEIMSFNVRGKLKQLLIRANAIWV; encoded by the coding sequence ATGGATATGGTGATGAAGTTGGGAGCAACAAGTGGGGTGGTGATTTTCACCAAGAGTAGTTGTTGCATTTCTCACAGCATTGAAACCCTAATTCGTAGTTTTGGAGCAAACCCTATAATTTACGAGCTCGATACACATCCAAATGGGAAGCAAATGGAGAAGGCATTGATGGAGCTAGGGTGTCAACCAAGTGTGCCAGCAATATTTATAGGGAAAGAGTTAGTTGGTGGTGCAAATGAGATAATGAGCTTTAATGTGAGGGGCAAGCTTAAACAATTGCTCATTAGGGCTAATGCCATTTGGGTatag